The Nitrospira sp. genome contains a region encoding:
- a CDS encoding PEGA domain-containing protein produces MPYAYLRRSLSKSATVAMLLASSLHLGGCSIFGGSSQPLIVNSDPPGANVLINGTLAGTTPLQYQVPRRGDLTVEVNKAGYHSQSRMTGRKLSSVGIVDVIGGAVFLLPLLGLITPGAWEQDPGTIGITLEPDTSTPAQAQ; encoded by the coding sequence ATGCCTTACGCATACCTACGTCGGAGTCTATCGAAGTCCGCCACGGTTGCGATGCTGCTCGCCTCCTCACTGCATCTCGGCGGCTGCTCAATTTTTGGCGGAAGTTCGCAACCTCTGATCGTCAATTCGGATCCGCCGGGCGCCAATGTGTTGATTAACGGCACCCTGGCCGGCACGACGCCGTTGCAATATCAGGTGCCTCGCCGGGGTGACCTGACGGTCGAAGTCAACAAGGCCGGCTACCATTCCCAGTCGAGAATGACCGGTCGAAAACTCAGCAGCGTGGGCATCGTCGATGTCATCGGAGGTGCGGTTTTCCTGCTGCCGCTGCTCGGTCTCATCACGCCGGGCGCCTGGGAGCAAGACCCGGGCACGATCGGTATCACGCTTGAACCGGATACGTCCACACCAGCGCAGGCTCAATAA
- a CDS encoding cytochrome c — translation MMPSFSTPVPQQSPHVESATTIPSSPPPVTARVAIRFWDRLFLMLVLSGSGGGLLLAQPSDVLDHGHTIYREHCLECHGETGKGDGPKAPFLSPRPGNLVSAATSAKTDKELLRTIAQGKPRTAMPAWQDRLAVDDQQAALHYIRSLVRFSRSSTTTPPAP, via the coding sequence GTGATGCCTTCCTTCTCCACCCCGGTGCCGCAACAATCGCCGCACGTCGAGTCAGCCACAACCATACCCTCGTCTCCACCCCCCGTCACGGCACGGGTCGCGATAAGATTCTGGGACCGCCTCTTCCTCATGCTGGTGCTCTCCGGAAGCGGCGGCGGGCTACTGCTGGCCCAACCGTCCGACGTCCTCGATCACGGCCACACGATCTATCGCGAGCATTGTCTGGAGTGCCACGGGGAAACCGGGAAGGGCGACGGCCCTAAGGCCCCGTTTCTCTCCCCGCGCCCGGGAAATCTCGTATCGGCCGCGACATCCGCGAAAACCGACAAAGAACTGCTGCGCACGATTGCGCAAGGCAAGCCCCGCACCGCCATGCCGGCCTGGCAAGACCGGCTCGCAGTGGACGATCAGCAAGCCGCGCTCCACTATATCCGCTCCTTAGTGCGGTTTAGTCGATCTTCGACGACCACGCCACCGGCCCCCTAA
- a CDS encoding zf-HC2 domain-containing protein: protein MADRVRTYPGTRKPTPHQGHRKPNCVKVLERLSAYLDDELSGDICSEIRAHLGDCPNCEIFLDSLRQTVRLCQQRPSPPLSAKDRAALRRQILKAAEAV, encoded by the coding sequence ATGGCTGACCGCGTACGCACATATCCAGGCACCCGCAAGCCCACTCCCCACCAGGGCCACCGGAAGCCGAATTGCGTGAAAGTCCTCGAACGACTCTCGGCCTATCTGGACGACGAGCTGTCAGGCGATATCTGCTCGGAAATTCGCGCCCACCTCGGCGATTGTCCGAACTGCGAAATCTTTTTGGATTCCCTGCGTCAAACGGTCCGCCTGTGTCAGCAGCGTCCGTCACCGCCCCTCTCGGCAAAAGATCGCGCCGCCCTGCGCCGCCAAATCTTAAAAGCCGCCGAAGCGGTGTGA
- a CDS encoding RNA polymerase sigma factor, producing the protein MAARKNSQPDSTDGHDASPSVARPFDQLYRDHIDVMYRFAYRLCGEVEAAKDLVQETFLNAYRAYDGFRGDSQVSTWLYAIASHACQRMRRKRKGEPERELSLTEFIPTSEGEFSLQIPMEGLSPQEALENKELRQILDRAIAKLPRKYRMVLVLRDMEGLSAKEVGGILGLNERAIKSRLHRARLFVRKELSGKGVTAEGVRTLPPDAESLV; encoded by the coding sequence ATGGCAGCACGGAAGAACAGTCAGCCCGACTCAACAGACGGCCATGACGCGTCTCCCTCCGTTGCCCGTCCATTTGACCAGCTCTACCGCGACCACATCGATGTGATGTACCGCTTCGCCTACCGTCTGTGCGGGGAAGTAGAAGCGGCCAAAGATCTCGTCCAAGAAACCTTCCTCAACGCCTATCGTGCCTACGACGGTTTCCGCGGGGACTCACAGGTCTCAACCTGGCTGTACGCCATCGCATCCCATGCCTGCCAGCGCATGCGGCGCAAGCGGAAAGGCGAGCCGGAGCGCGAGTTGTCCCTCACCGAGTTCATTCCAACCTCCGAAGGTGAGTTTTCCCTCCAGATCCCCATGGAGGGCTTGAGCCCCCAAGAAGCGCTGGAAAATAAGGAGCTGCGCCAAATTCTAGACCGCGCCATCGCCAAGCTACCGCGCAAATACCGCATGGTGCTGGTGCTGCGCGATATGGAAGGGTTGAGCGCAAAGGAAGTCGGCGGCATCCTCGGGCTAAACGAGCGGGCTATCAAATCCCGGCTGCACCGCGCCCGCCTCTTTGTACGCAAGGAGCTCAGCGGTAAAGGAGTGACGGCAGAGGGCGTGAGGACGTTACCACCAGACGCCGAGAGTTTGGTATAG
- the der gene encoding ribosome biogenesis GTPase Der: protein MLPSLTMPRPKSARGPVAPLFTLEGGRLPIIALIGRPNVGKSTLFNRILGTRAAIVDDVPGVTRDRNYADTSYRNRHFRLVDTGGLDPTAHEGMLSLIRQQSQLAIAEADILVLVLDARAGLTPPDEEVVETLRGTDKPVFYVINKVDTPKADPLVADFYRLGQDQLYPLSAEHGIGVAELLDDLFPHMVELSDEETATEIPRIAIVGRPNVGKSTLVNSVLGETRVVVSNVPGTTRDPVDSVATFKDRQYVLTDTAGIRRRGRVERGIEGYSVARSLRAIGRSDVAVLLLDAEEGVTEQDTKIAGLILKQGRACVLIVNKWDLKADDVGARETYKQDLERRFPFLAWAPVLFISALEQEFLRGLFALIDQVYLSFCKRVPTGSLNQFFQGLLEEHPLPVRKGKPAKASKSAFMTQVATRPPAFAMFVGHPDNMTPAYLRFLENQIRKEYHFSGTPIRLMVRKK, encoded by the coding sequence GTGTTACCGTCCCTCACCATGCCCCGCCCCAAATCCGCTCGTGGTCCCGTTGCGCCGCTCTTCACACTCGAAGGCGGTCGTCTGCCCATCATCGCCCTGATCGGGCGGCCCAATGTCGGCAAATCCACGTTGTTCAACCGCATTCTCGGCACCAGAGCGGCGATCGTCGACGACGTCCCAGGCGTGACGAGAGACCGCAACTATGCTGATACCAGCTATCGCAACCGGCACTTCCGGTTGGTCGACACCGGCGGACTCGACCCGACAGCCCACGAGGGCATGTTGTCCTTGATCCGGCAGCAATCTCAACTCGCCATTGCCGAGGCCGATATCTTGGTCCTCGTCCTCGATGCCCGAGCCGGCCTGACCCCGCCGGATGAAGAGGTGGTGGAGACCTTGCGCGGCACGGACAAGCCCGTGTTTTATGTGATCAACAAAGTGGACACGCCCAAGGCCGATCCGCTCGTCGCCGATTTTTATCGCCTGGGCCAGGACCAGCTCTATCCCCTGTCCGCTGAACATGGCATCGGCGTCGCGGAACTGCTGGACGACCTCTTTCCTCATATGGTGGAGCTGTCCGATGAGGAGACTGCAACAGAGATCCCTCGCATTGCCATCGTCGGCCGCCCGAACGTGGGGAAATCCACCCTGGTCAATTCTGTCCTCGGCGAAACTCGCGTGGTCGTCAGTAATGTCCCCGGCACGACACGCGACCCCGTGGATTCCGTGGCGACGTTCAAAGACCGACAATATGTCCTGACCGACACCGCGGGTATTCGCAGACGGGGTCGAGTTGAGCGCGGCATCGAAGGCTACAGTGTTGCCCGCTCGCTGCGTGCCATTGGCCGCTCAGACGTGGCCGTGCTGTTGCTGGATGCGGAGGAAGGCGTCACGGAACAGGATACCAAGATCGCCGGCTTGATCCTCAAACAGGGGCGCGCCTGCGTGCTGATCGTGAACAAGTGGGACCTCAAAGCCGACGACGTGGGTGCCCGCGAGACCTACAAACAGGACCTCGAACGCCGTTTTCCGTTCCTCGCCTGGGCTCCGGTCCTGTTCATTTCGGCGCTGGAACAGGAGTTCTTACGCGGGCTGTTCGCCCTGATCGATCAGGTGTACCTGTCGTTTTGCAAACGGGTTCCCACCGGCAGCCTGAACCAGTTTTTCCAGGGCCTGCTGGAGGAACATCCGCTGCCCGTGCGAAAAGGCAAACCGGCTAAGGCCAGCAAATCAGCCTTCATGACGCAAGTGGCGACACGCCCACCGGCGTTTGCCATGTTTGTGGGACACCCCGACAATATGACGCCGGCCTATCTGCGTTTCCTCGAAAACCAAATCCGTAAGGAATATCATTTCTCGGGCACGCCTATTCGGTTGATGGTCCGCAAAAAATGA
- a CDS encoding HAD hydrolase-like protein, with protein MEHAQPGRPPQPVDWNQIDDVLLDMDGTLLDRHFDNFFFEEELPRRYAVKHGLAFEEARDRLMSMYRSVEGELAWTDLHYWTERVDIDVVAMHRELDHMIGFLPDAEEFLTSLRRLGKRVTILTNAHRAGVDVKAAKTGLDRQVDRIVDAFEVGWLKMRAEYWPTCRELVGFEPSRALYIDDDEQCLAAAAQFGIGRIVHRSKSSSQVSAVPSSRFHSIETFDAILPG; from the coding sequence ATGGAGCACGCTCAACCCGGTCGGCCACCGCAGCCGGTCGATTGGAATCAGATCGACGACGTCTTGCTCGATATGGACGGCACGTTGCTGGATCGCCATTTCGACAACTTCTTTTTCGAAGAAGAGCTGCCGAGGCGGTATGCGGTCAAACATGGACTCGCATTCGAGGAGGCCCGGGATCGATTGATGAGCATGTACCGCTCCGTGGAAGGGGAACTCGCCTGGACGGATTTGCACTATTGGACAGAGCGGGTGGACATCGACGTGGTCGCCATGCACCGAGAATTGGACCATATGATCGGGTTTCTCCCCGACGCCGAAGAATTTTTGACGTCATTGCGGCGATTGGGGAAGCGCGTCACCATTCTCACGAACGCGCATCGGGCGGGAGTGGACGTCAAGGCCGCCAAGACCGGGCTGGATCGGCAAGTCGATCGTATCGTGGATGCCTTTGAGGTGGGGTGGCTCAAGATGCGTGCTGAATATTGGCCCACCTGCCGTGAATTGGTCGGCTTTGAACCGTCACGCGCGCTCTACATCGATGACGACGAGCAATGCCTTGCGGCGGCCGCGCAGTTCGGCATCGGCCGCATCGTGCATCGGTCCAAGTCGAGTTCGCAGGTGTCGGCGGTGCCTTCCTCTCGATTTCATTCCATCGAAACGTTTGACGCGATTCTGCCTGGATAG